In one window of Syngnathus scovelli strain Florida chromosome 20, RoL_Ssco_1.2, whole genome shotgun sequence DNA:
- the LOC125990295 gene encoding beta/gamma crystallin domain-containing protein 1 isoform X2, whose translation MSESPEEQQSPGVLGRIGSWLSPWKGRSPKSPTENPCQQAVKSEGEPGETEAKKPKREEKEQRSKPNSLGPAGDIFHFGEEDATESTHRADSVVRSKVTPPQEEECLLSKKKPIGRAKEGWHGTSASGNSDRVACHLTDLSAAAASSSEQGAVWTSERVNDTQPLTQKPAQAHPVKKLHVYLQETSVTHCGQDSLTGREVIRTTQKKLPVLAKSKSPKSASFDLSPSSSSRADGNAEANLKPVVGPQEGVSQKLHKGWQLELELDTEQTEAGNMGRKNSAKKKARKNSQGDGPCSPQGKSSPDEQAGREGFRSPDSSTAGPQGESPQSQEQSLDSASEQSLTSAASPGGGENETSAPKHADEFLGSSSVTQTRLTCAMEDDDGFYKVERKTETPESKRRSIKVSRSEVKLFPKNVPFKAEKRITEEGAEFNLAPDRDKNEAKEKPKTEADPRVQDKKPEEKPVLGRITDKISLFERQGAVTGLKRTVQSPRSADVSPVRNATGKLKAEFLSATQRSKSADRYGAVNSSPAPDENETPLTVKERARNFASESSKHSESVLPEKTGIPKKSTTSVATTALKSSKPESQGKLDTKTMTRITVKPDGQDTTAVRVKGSTPPEHGTKTSKTADQGTKPNTIELSTATKVTGDNVEVINSSRAKATSKLGSRSKRRKSKEATSPVRENRESKPDLSQRDASAVKSPIDDVFLTPDEVEGMKSNKRTSGEESDISDKSSLRGKVVDKRVNRVEVLPKPTSGEPDRKTTIDKVSIRSAQKEAKTDKDILPPKQEIKNAAEDKSSSLSQSAEQHTKQPAPVEQIPPNPDAEPPKQPLPTTRPKAVRPGKKETEQAQPRQNWESKLTSQTETKFVETFKKPQGNNNQAEDKNKKESVAMVDQKKQTERKEDTSANKAKMENTQGAANIPTSSQTVNQTDSAMPEVTVVTQGTSKKSFQGSSKEGKVSERPKESLDGVTRELKPPAIIIDPQPVETLEGSRRQASTKPEGSSDGKPDRGTAMVSHDPPGLISARTDNAATVKESTHISVGNNDGKSQGKESPSLTENLEAAEDKVSQTKPSRPQFQGLNTKVSVGDIPPFKGLDKIQSKFSDSSTAGIAKGKAKEDEIDSARLNGDLSSQLDKVKDQSVNNKPNPTSPNFKKLNQDSPPKRLHSPRGLSRDDSSFQQDAPSSWLDVDFPKQRLKVSGPKLSASVSESNLLDNDELDDENFIEKIQKLCAPFSLPPRKHNPLRPPQPPFAMPAIKEDHFEKTFDPEEFKFGLRKKNRAFDTGPSLLAKLQNPETKSVAKPARVSITDRCLLISSLDPSHQKDKTPKKDQEKSTEEKDIIVKSRLEGSCVLSSLSSPSTRRGRNGVQTNSRDESPQLSPSSESDSPTPTTSGSFAENLSAQQRDQVQPTAAAVGDSGPPFPSFNDLKLPDYLEKYLPREPTNSTQSADGRPEVTAKMSTAALVTEANSVTQPSLTVPNTVPPVFGNGNKNSAQTIQQPLTQRIRTHHARTPREFHRRPGKMLLFQNAQFSGQVYEIYRDVKDATDLQLSSIISVKVIRGCWILYEKPDFQGRCIALEEGGLELANEWSEPNTSPMLIGSIRLAVRDYCPPHIDLFTEPEGHGRVTPYHDDTIETGSFGIPLSTASIQVHSGVWLVFSDPGFQGMLAVLEPGVYPFPETWGFPSPFVGSLKPLKMGGFKVENPNEVKALVYEEPGLQGTCLEIDSDVFSFCDGEGAETNVDTHKLKSVGSLKIIGGLWVGYSEEAFEGQQYVLEEGEYLDCSDWGDSGRILSLRPILSDFMSPHLKMFSNRDFSERGVNIDLIVPVTNMDDTGYGTKTQSVDVLSGIWVVFEKPGFCGESYILEKGLYGNPEDWGALQDRIASVMPVVLDDFENVAKFKVQLFSEPDFQGSVLTLEDSVATLEQGFSVASCKVLVGSWLAFEGQNFNGRMYLLEEGNYQDVRAMGCINASSTILSFQTVGFEFSQPSIILFERCGLRGKRVVLTDACVNLQLAEGCTRVQSILVEGGMWILYEGINYRGAQILVKPGEVPDWHQFSKWNKIGSLRPLLQRHVHFRLRNRQTRLLMSVTGDLEEVKLMRIQEAEETNGLEQIWVYRGGHLHCKLLEECCLSPSGSVTIAGSRVGLVPEMDNHVWSITPEGFIRYIPTPDLVLEVKGGHHYDKNQLILNTLDPNKVHQRWDVEII comes from the exons ATG TCTGAGAGCCCAGAGGAGCAACAGAGTCCAGGAGTCTTGGGCCGAATCGGAAGCTGGTTATCTCCATGGAAGGGAAGGAGTCCCAAAAGTCCGACTGAAAACCCTTGCCAGCAAGCCGTTAAGTCGGAGGGAGAGCCTGGTGAGACCGAGGCGAAGAAACCCAAGCGGGAGGAGAAGGAACAAAGATCCAAACCCAATTCGCTGGGTCCCGCTGGAGACATTTTCCACTTTGGAGAAGAGGACGCCACGGAGTCTACCCACAGAGCAGACTCTGTTGTGAGAAGTAAAGTGACTCCTCCTCAAGAAGAGGAGTGTTTACTCAGCAAGAAGAAGCCAATAGGGCGAGCCAAGGAGGGCTGGCATGGTACTTCGGCGAGCGGGAATTCTGACAGGGTTGCCTGTCATTTGACGGATCTCTCCGCCGCTGCCGCCTCTTCCTCTGAGCAGGGTGCGGTATGGACCTCTGAGCGGGTTAACGACACCCAGCCTTTGACCCAGAAACCAGCACAGGCCCATCCGGTGAAGAAGCTTCACGTGTACCTGCAGGAGACCAGTGTGACTCACTGCGGGCAAGATTCTTTAACGGGGAGGGAAGTGATCCGCACCACGCAAAAAAAGCTGCCGGTATTAGCCAAGTCGAAATCCCCAAAGTCGGCGAGTTTTGATTTGTCGCCGAGCTCGAGTTCAAGAGCGGACGGAAATGCAGAGGCAAATTTGAAGCCTGTGGTTGGGCCGCAGGAAGGAGTGTCACAGAAATTACATAAAGGCTGGCAGTTAGAGCTTGAACTAGACACAGAGCAAACGGAGGCTGGCAACATGGGGCGGAAAAATTCTGCTAAAAAGAAAGCAAGGAAGAACTCTCAGGGGGATGGACCGTGCAGCCCTCAGGGAAAATCGTCTCCCGATGAGCAAGCGGGTCGAGAAGGATTCCGCTCACCTGATAGCTCAACGGCCGGCCCACAGGGAGAAAGTCCACAGAGTCAAGAGCAGAGTTTAGACTCCGCCTCCGAGCAGAGCCTCACCTCAGCGGCCTCACCTGGAGGTGGAGAAAATGAGACGTCCGCTCCCAAGCACGCAGACGAATTCCTGGGCTCAAGCTCAGTCACCCAAACCCGTCTTACATGTGCCATGGAGGACGACGACGGTTTTTACAAAGTGGAGAGGAAGACAGAGACCCCAGAATCCAAACGGAGAAGTATCAAGGTTTCGCGGAGTGAAGTGAAACTTTTTCCGAAAAATGTGCCTTTCAAAGCCGAGAAAAGGATAACAGAAGAGGGGGCGGAATTCAACTTGGCACCGGACCGAGACAAGAATGAAGCCAAGGAAAAGCCCAAAACAGAAGCTGATCCAag GGTGCAAGACAAGAAACCAGAGGAGAAGCCGGTCCTTGGCCGAATTACAGACAAGATCAGCTTATTTGAGCGCCAAGGAGCTGTGACGGGCCTCAAAAGAACTGTCCAAAGTCCGAGGAGCGCTGATGTCTCTCCTGTTCGGAACGCTACCGGGAAGCTCAAGGCGGAATTTTTGTCAGCCACGCAGAGATCAAAATCAGCAGATCGATACGGCGCCGTCAATTCCAGCCCTGCGCCGGACGAAAATGAGACTCCGCTGACggtgaaagagagagcgaggaaCTTTGCCTCAGAATCAAGCAAACATTCGGAATCAGTGCTGCCTGAGAAGACGGGAATTCCAAAGAAATCCACCACATCTGTGGCAACCACTGCATTAAAGTCATCCAAACCCGAAAGTCAGGGTAAACTGGATACTAAAACAATGACAAGGATAACGGTAAAACCCGATGGACAGGATACCACTGCTGTGAGGGTGAAAGGTTCCACACCTCCAGAACATGGCACAAAGACCTCAAAGACCGCAGATCAGGGTACGAAACCTAACACCATAGAATTAAGTACTGCAACGAAAGTCACGGGTGACAACGTAGAAGTGATCAATAGTTCACGGGCTAAAGCCACTAGCAAATTAGGGTCTCGCTCAAAGCGAAGAAAAAGCAAGGAAGCAACCAGTCCAGTTCGCGAAAATCGGGAAAGCAAGCCAGATCTAAGTCAGCGAGATGCCTCTGCTGTAAAAAGTCCGATTGATGACGTTTTTCTAACACCCGATGAAGTCGAAGGCATGAAATCCAATAAACGTACATCAGGAGAAGAATCTGACATTTCCGATAAATCATCGCTTCGTGGTAAAGTCGTTGATAAACGGGTCAACAGAGTGGAGGTTCTACCAAAACCGACGTCGGGCGAACCTGACAGGAAGACGACTATTGACAAGGTTTCCATTCGTTCAGCTCAAAAGGAGGCAAAGACAGACAAAGACATTCTTCCACCCAAACAGGAAATCAAAAATGCAGCAGAGGACAAATCATCTTCCCTCTCGCAGTCAGCTGAACAGCATACCAAGCAGCCTGCCCCAGTGGAGCAGATCCCACCAAATCCAGATGCAGAACCACCAAAACAACCTTTACCAACCACCAGACCAAAAGCAGTTCGGCCCGGTAAAAAAGAAACAGAACAGGCGCAGCCGCGTCAAAACTGGGAATCAAAGCTAACAAGTCAGACTGAGACTAAATTTGTGGAGACATTTAAAAAGCCACAGGGTAACAACAACCAGgctgaagacaaaaacaaaaaggaaagtGTCGCAATGGTTGATCAGAAAAAGCAGACGGAGAGAAAAGAGGACACAAGTGCAAATAAAGCCAAGATGGAAAACACTCAAGGAGCCGCCAACATCCCTACTTCATCAcaaactgtcaatcaaacggattCCGCAATGCCTGAAGTCACCGTTGTCACTCAGGGGACTAGCAAAAAGAGTTTTCAGGGGTCTTCCAAGGAAGGCAAAGTCTCTGAGAGGCCAAAAGAATCTTTAGATGGGGTCACAAGAGAACTGAAACCACCAGCGATAATAATAGACCCACAACCCGTGGAAACCCTGGAGGGGTCTCGCCGTCAGGCCTCAACCAAACCTGAAGGCAGTAGTGATGGAAAGCCTGACCGAGGTACCGCCATGGTCTCTCATGACCCCCCTGGGCTGATAAGTGCACGGACTGACAATGCGGCAACTGTTAAAGAGTCGACTCATATTTCTGTTGGAAACAATGATGGCAAAAGCCAGGGCAAAGAGTCTCCAAGCTTGACGGAAAACCTAGAGGCTGCGGAAGATAAAGTCTCTCAAACAAAACCGAGTCGCCCTCAGTTTCAGGGACTAAATACAAAAGTGAGCGTAGGAGATATTCCTCCATTCAAGGGCTTGGATAAAATTCAGTCAAAATTTTCTGACAGCAGCACCGCAGGAATTGCGAAAGGGAAGGCGAAGGAGGACGAGATTGATTCAGCGAGACTCAACGGTGATCTTTCTTCACAACTCGACAAAGTCAAAGACCAATCGGTAAATAATAAACCCAATCCAACTTCCCCAAACTTTAAAAAGCTAAACCAAGACTCACCCCCTAAGAGACTCCATTCGCCACGCGGACTAAGCAGAGACGATTCCTCGTTTCAACAGGACGCTCCGTCGAGTTGGCTTGACGTGGACTTTCCCAAACAGAGACTTAAAGTCTCAGGACCCAAGCTCAGCGCTTCTGTCAGCGAGAGTAATCTCCTGGACAACGATGAACTGGATGACGAAAATTTCATCGAGAAGATCCAGAagctttgcgctcccttttcgcTCCCGCCTCGTAAACACAACCCACTCAGGCCACCTCAGCCTCCGTTCGCAATGCCAGCGATCAAGGAAGACCACTTTGAGAAAACGTTTGACCCAGAAGAGTTCAAATTTGGCCTTAGGAAGAAAAACCGAGCCTTTGACACAGGCCCGAGCCTTTTAGCTAAGCTCCAAAACCCAGAAACCAAAAGTGTCGCTAAGCCCGCTAGGGTGAGTATAACCGACCGGTGTCTTTTGATCAGTAGTCTAGATCCTTCTCATCAAAAAGACAAGACCCCAAAGAAAGATCAGGAGAAGAGCACCGAGGAGAAAGACATTATCGTCAAGTCTCGCTTGGAGGGGAGCTGCGTGCTGAGCAGTCTCAGCAGCCCGAGTACCAGGAGAGGCAGAAACGGGGTCCAGACCAACTCTCGGGATGAATCGCCCCAGCTCAGCCCTTCATCGGAGTCGGACTCACCGACTCCGACTACCTCCGGTTCGTTTGCTGAGAATCTCAGCGCGCAACAGAGAGACCAAGTCCAGCCTACGGCGGCTGCGGTCGGTGACTCAGGTCCTCCGTTTCCTTCTTTTAACGACCTCAAGCTGCCGGACTATTTAGAGAAGTACCTCCCGAGGGAACCGACAAATTCAACGCAGAGCGCGGACGGACGACCGGAG GTTACTGCAAAAATGTCAACTGCAGCTTTGGTCACTGAAGCAAATTCAGTTACGCAACCGAGTTTGACGGTCCCTAATACCGTGCCTCCAGTTTTtggaaatggaaataaaaattcAGCTCAAACAATTCAGCAGCCTCTGACTCAGAGGATACGTACTCATCAT GCGAGGACTCCCAGGGAATTTCATAGGCGACCTGGAAAG aTGTTATTGTTCCAGAACGCTCAGTTCAGTGGGCAAGTCTACGAGATCTACAGGGATGTAAAAGATGCGACTGACCTGCAGTTGTCCAGTATCATCTCCGTGAAGGTCATACGAGGATG CTGGATTCTCTACGAGAAGCCCGATTTTCAAGGACGCTGTATCGCTTTGGAGGAAGGAGGCCTCGAACTGGCCAATGAGTGGTCAGAACCAAACACCTCGCCCATGCTGATTGGCTCCATTCGACTGGCCGTCCGC GATTATTGCCCCCCTCATATCGATCTGTTCACCGAACCGGAGGGCCACGGTAGGGTGACCCCTTACCACGATGACACCATCGAGACTGGCTCATTTGGCATCCCGCTGAGCACGGCTTCCATCCAAGTTCACTCCGGGGT GTGGCTAGTATTCAGTGATCCAGGGTTCCAGGGAATGCTGGCTGTTCTCGAACCCGGAGTCTACCCTTTCCCTGAGACCTGGGGCTTCCCGTCGCCGTTTGTGGGGTCTCTCAAACCCCTCAAAATG GGTGGTTTCAAAGTGGAGAACCCAAATGAAGTTAAG GCCTTGGTGTACGAGGAGCCTGGACTCCAAGGAACCTGTTTGGAAATCGACAGTGATGTTTTCAGCTTTTGCGACGGCGAAGGAGCCGAAACAAACGTTGATACTCACAAGTTGAAGTCTGTGGGCTCTTTGAAGATCATTGGAGGATT ATGGGTCGGCTATAGCGAGGAAGCGTTTGAAGGGCAGCAGTACGTGCTGGAGGAAGGAGAGTACCTGGATTGTAGCGACTGGGGAGACTCGGGGCGGATTCTGTCACTGCGACCCATCCTGTCT GATTTCATGTCACCGCACCTCAAAATGTTCAGCAATCGAGATTTCAGCGAGCGGGGGGTCAACATCGACTTGATCGTGCCCGTCACCAACATGGACGACACGGGTTACGGCACCAAGACGCAGTCTGTCGATGTCCTCAGCGGCAT CTGGGTCGTGTTTGAAAAGCCTGGTTTTTGTGGGGAGTCTTACATCCTGGAAAAAGGCTTATATGGAAACCCAGAGGACTGGGGGGCTCTCCAAGACCGGATTGCCTCAGTAATGCCTGTTGTGCTG GATGATTTTGAGAATGTGGCAAAGTTCAAA GTGCAGCTTTTCTCCGAGCCAGATTTTCAAGGAAGCGTCCTCACTTTGGAGGACAGCGTGGCTACCTTGGAACAAGGTTTCTCTGTAGCTTCCTGCAAGGTCCTCGTGGGCAG CTGGCTGGCGTTTGAAGGCCAGAACTTCAATGGCAGGATGTATCTCCTGGAGGAGGGGAACTACCAAGACGTGAGAGCGATGGGTTGCATCAACGCAAGTTCCACCATCCTCTCATTCCAGACTGTGGGCTTT GAATTCTCTCAGCCCTCCATCATTCTCTTTGAGCGTTGTGGTCTGCGTGGAAAGCGGGTAGTGCTGACTGATGCCTGCGTCAATCTTCAGCTGGCTGAGGGCTGCACCCGGGTCCAGTCGATCCTGGTGGAGGGGGGCAT GTGGATATTATACGAGGGCATCAATTATCGGGGTGCTCAGATTCTGGTCAAACCCGGTGAGGTACCCGACTGGCACCAGTTCAGCAAGTGGAATAAAATTGGATCACTCCGCCCCCTTTTACAG AGGCACGTGCACTTCAGGTTAAGGAACAGACAAACGCGGCTTTTGATGTCCGTGACGGGCGATCTGGAAGAGGTTAAACTGATGCGGATTCAAGAAGCCGAGGAGACCAACGGGCTGGAGCAGATCTGGGTCTACCGCGGCGGCCATCTGCATTGCAAG CTCCTTGAGGAGTGCTGCCTGAGTCCCAGCGGCAGTGTGACCATAGCAGGAAGCCGCGTGGGCCTCGTGCCAGAGATGGATAACCACGTGTGGAGTATCACCCCTGAGGGTTTCATCCGGTACATCCCGACTCCTGATCTGGTCTTGGAGGTGAAAG GAGGGCATCATTATGACAAAAACCAACTGATTCTCAACACCCTGGATCCAAATAAAGTGCACCAAAGGTGGGATGTGgaaattatttaa